The Syntrophorhabdales bacterium genome segment TCATCACCCATCTATCTTTTGTTTTGTGGCAGCCTGCGTACGAGTGGAAACCTCTGTTTCCAACCTGGACACGAATCTCTCCATATAGATGGTGGAGGAGAAGGGTTCCGAGGGCCTGCGTGGCGAAAGAGGCTGTATCGAAGAGCGAAACGTCAATGGCCTGACCCTCGCCTGTTCTTTCGCGATGCAGGAGGGCAGTGAGGACTCCGATCGTTGCCATAAGACCCGTACTCACATCGATGTTGGTCACCGTTGTCTTGAGGGGCGGATCTCCCGGAAAACCATTGAGAAACATGCTGCCGGCGCGCGCCTGTGCGACTGCATCAAAACAGGGTTTCTCGGCATCGGGTCCTGTCTGGCCGTAACCAGACACCGCAGCAATAATGATTTTCGGGTTAATAGGCTTCAGCCGATCGTAACTCATCTCACGCGCCACAGGCGCTCCTGGCGTGAAATTATGTAAAAGAATGTCCGATTTCTTAACGAGCTGTCGAAAGATCTCCAGTCCTTCAGCTTGTTCTATCCGGAGTGTAATGCCTTTCTTGTTACGCCCCACAATTTTGTAGAGGAGTGTTTCTCCGTCAGGTCCTGTCTGCCCCCAGGTTCTGTCCGGTGCGCCTTCGGGCTGTTCGATCCTTATGACCTCTGCCCCAAGATCAGCGAGCATCATGCCGCAAAGGGGGCACGCCTGAAACCGGGACAGGTCAAGGACCCGCACTCCTTCCAAAGCTCGCATCGTCTTCAGCCTCCTCTACAAAAAACAATTTCTAATCCCTAATATCTAAATCCGAATATCGAAATTCCAAACAATACTCAAATATCGAATATCAAAACAGGGAAAACTAATGCCACGTTAGTTTCTCTTATGTTTGAACAATTTGGTCATTTGATATTGTTTAGGATTTAGATATTCGATATTAGGATTTGTCATAAATTGAGCACTCTCTTCGCGTTCCCTTCAAAAATCTTCACTTTGTCTGCTGCGGGTATCTCCATCTGTTCGACAGCATCTATAGTCTGCCGGGTATACCTGTCACCGCCTTCGCTGTCATACGGCATATCAGTCGCGAAGAGCACATGATCAGCGCCAAAGAAGCTGTAGCCGCACATCAGACTGGGCGTGCCTCCGTAAAGAGCGGTGTCAGCGTAAAACTGGCGGAAGTAGTCTATAGGTTGTTTCGAAAGACATTTTTTAAATTTTGCATTCAGGCACTTTTCAGCATAGTCCTGACCGCCGATGATGCGCTCAGCAAAATAGGGAACCATACCTCCGCAATGATGCGTTATGACCTTGAGCGTCGGGTACTTCTCCATGATGCCACTGAAAACAAGTCTCGTCATGGCAGCAGTTGTCTCATAGGGCCATCCGAACATACTGAATATCCAGTACTTGGAATGGTTCTCACTGCGGTAATCCGCAGAACCGATCTCGCGTTTCGGGTGTATCCATACAGGCAGATCGTAGGCAGCCATTTTCTCGTAGAGCGGTACAAATTCAGGGAGGTCGATCGGCTTATCTTTGGTAGGGCTGTAGAGCTGAATCCCTTTGAAGTTCAGCTCCTTTATTGCCCTGTCTGTCTCAGCAAGTGCGGCATCAATGTTATTCATCGGAAGGCACGCGGCGGCTCC includes the following:
- a CDS encoding amidohydrolase family protein encodes the protein MLKIDIYPHIMPVKYKERLFKKAKKKFYLRDVTDATPTLWNLDERFRIMDKYDGLRQVLTIASPGLEDAVGPKEAVTLAKIANDAMAELVAKYPDRFVGAAACLPMNNIDAALAETDRAIKELNFKGIQLYSPTKDKPIDLPEFVPLYEKMAAYDLPVWIHPKREIGSADYRSENHSKYWIFSMFGWPYETTAAMTRLVFSGIMEKYPTLKVITHHCGGMVPYFAERIIGGQDYAEKCLNAKFKKCLSKQPIDYFRQFYADTALYGGTPSLMCGYSFFGADHVLFATDMPYDSEGGDRYTRQTIDAVEQMEIPAADKVKIFEGNAKRVLNL
- a CDS encoding CoA transferase; the encoded protein is MRALEGVRVLDLSRFQACPLCGMMLADLGAEVIRIEQPEGAPDRTWGQTGPDGETLLYKIVGRNKKGITLRIEQAEGLEIFRQLVKKSDILLHNFTPGAPVAREMSYDRLKPINPKIIIAAVSGYGQTGPDAEKPCFDAVAQARAGSMFLNGFPGDPPLKTTVTNIDVSTGLMATIGVLTALLHRERTGEGQAIDVSLFDTASFATQALGTLLLHHLYGEIRVQVGNRGFHSYAGCHKTKDRWVMINPATNTIWKRFSKAIGRPDMADDPRFASDMDRFRNAALIDPPVKEWVEQRTATEVIAALDKARIPCSIVNTVDEALEDAQVLARSMVVHLRYPGLGDLPVPGLPIKLSASPASIDFAAPKLGEHNQEIYGKLLGMDQENIERLKREGII